The Candidatus Omnitrophota bacterium DNA segment CAATCTTCCTTCCGGGCTGGTACTCTACTGGCTCACCAACACGATTGTGATGATCGGGAACCAGCTGCTTTTTGCTCAAAAAGTCGGAGCAAACGCATAGAAGGAGACGCTCTTGAGTGAGCCAAGAAGAATGGTTGAGGTCGAGGGCCGGACTGCTAAGGAAGCGATAGACGAAGGGTTGCGGCAGTTGGGCGTAGGACGTGATCAAGTCGAAATCAGAGTCTTGGCAGAAGAAAATAGGGGCCTCTTTGGAATGGGCGGCGCGAAGCTTGCCAAAGTCCGCATTTCTGTTAAGGAGTCTGATGTACCCCAGACAGAATTCTAGTT contains these protein-coding regions:
- a CDS encoding Jag N-terminal domain-containing protein, which codes for MSEPRRMVEVEGRTAKEAIDEGLRQLGVGRDQVEIRVLAEENRGLFGMGGAKLAKVRISVKESDVPQTEF